A stretch of the Myxococcaceae bacterium JPH2 genome encodes the following:
- a CDS encoding peptidyl-prolyl cis-trans isomerase, which produces MNRGLLGVVLVGVLGWGLVGCDSADVVAKVGRSPVTRADVALWLQTHEGVGTAEAALDGVVERTLLVEKAREDDLLKDPEVAARAEAARREVIANAYLDRLSRETSTDEALMARYEARREGLARREVHVAHIVVRLAEGADRRARTEAQAKINAAHARLVGGEDFAAVAREVSEDAVTGALGGDLGLVREGQIDARFFAAVAALKSGEVSQPFETAFGLHVARALESPRTVVPTFQEVRGQLAAEARHEAEETLMRRLREDIPVRRYPERLSGVVEQKKAEGAQ; this is translated from the coding sequence GTGAATCGGGGGCTGTTGGGGGTGGTTCTGGTGGGCGTGTTGGGGTGGGGGCTGGTGGGGTGCGATTCCGCGGACGTGGTGGCGAAGGTGGGGCGCTCGCCGGTGACACGGGCGGACGTGGCGCTGTGGCTGCAGACCCACGAAGGGGTGGGGACGGCGGAGGCCGCGCTGGATGGCGTGGTGGAGCGCACGCTCCTCGTCGAGAAGGCTCGGGAGGACGACCTCTTGAAGGACCCCGAGGTGGCCGCGCGTGCCGAGGCCGCACGTCGCGAGGTGATCGCGAATGCGTACCTTGACCGCCTGTCTCGTGAGACCTCCACCGATGAGGCGCTGATGGCGCGGTATGAGGCGCGTCGGGAAGGACTGGCGCGCCGGGAAGTGCATGTGGCCCACATCGTGGTTCGGCTCGCGGAGGGCGCTGACCGCCGAGCGCGGACGGAGGCCCAGGCGAAGATCAATGCGGCGCATGCCCGCCTTGTGGGCGGGGAGGATTTCGCGGCCGTGGCGCGCGAGGTGTCCGAGGACGCGGTGACGGGGGCGCTGGGAGGAGACCTGGGGCTCGTGCGCGAGGGGCAGATCGACGCGCGCTTCTTCGCCGCGGTGGCCGCGCTGAAGTCCGGCGAGGTGTCCCAGCCATTCGAGACGGCTTTCGGGCTGCATGTCGCGCGAGCCCTGGAATCGCCACGGACCGTGGTGCCCACGTTCCAGGAGGTTCGCGGACAGCTGGCGGCCGAGGCGCGCCATGAGGCCGAGGAGACGCTCATGCGTCGACTGCGAGAAGACATTCCGGTGAGGCGCTACCCGGAGCGGTTGTCGGGTGTGGTGGAGCAGAAGAAGGCCGAGGGGGCGCAGTGA